The following are encoded together in the Umboniibacter marinipuniceus genome:
- a CDS encoding PLP-dependent aminotransferase family protein — translation METPLIFLDPDTELNLQSHIRQKMVEAIVGGVFPVGKRLPSSRKLAEQLGVARNTVVLVYEQLIDEGYVVSRERSGIFVNAQFLEGRVGFDGDYAAIKRESASWQRFIRRKASDKKHFEAPPNWQRFPYPFLDGQFDQSLFPAKEWREASRQALTIGQIKQWASESGGADDPMLVDEIRTKILPRRGIHANADEIMITIGVQQALYLLSDLLVDSTTSVAVEEPGYPGFRRVVEHAGGRVIPVEVDAEGMQVTPAAKRADVVITTPSHQIPMAVTMSMPRRHELLESANTNDQVVVEVDFELESNYLGQPHPSLRGLSEQDRVIYVSGLSKLLAPGLRLGFIVAPKEVIKPLRRLSALMVKHPPLSNQRTAAFFLSLGYYDTFITQIHREFERRWIALRRAVNYYLLPYVDVAPAQGGTALWLEVAEDVDVNYLAQAASARGILIEPIGDYFSSSNHGVNYFRLGITSIPEGSIKDGVDQLRDVIESLSAQRVETLSEAKGNHLRAKDISQTLEGKTMLCPIAYGDPCSIDVGQGGALLGRAGYANEDCDSGHWWVEGDLWCRRWSRWAWGDVGRYHVVTSGSVFKLFDEQGRLIDQGVLVDTHELSETTEDERLQATNWTKTKSLSGSNA, via the coding sequence ATGGAAACACCACTCATTTTCCTAGATCCAGACACCGAGCTAAATCTTCAGTCTCATATTCGGCAGAAGATGGTCGAAGCGATTGTGGGAGGAGTCTTTCCTGTTGGTAAGCGCTTACCATCTTCGCGAAAGCTCGCCGAACAGCTAGGTGTCGCTCGAAATACTGTGGTGTTAGTCTACGAACAATTGATTGATGAAGGCTATGTGGTATCGCGCGAGCGTTCAGGCATTTTCGTGAATGCGCAATTCCTGGAAGGTCGAGTTGGTTTTGACGGTGATTACGCTGCAATTAAAAGAGAATCAGCTAGCTGGCAGCGTTTTATTCGTCGTAAGGCAAGTGACAAGAAGCATTTCGAAGCCCCCCCCAACTGGCAGCGTTTTCCGTACCCCTTTTTAGACGGCCAGTTCGATCAATCGTTATTTCCAGCAAAGGAATGGCGTGAGGCCTCTCGGCAGGCCTTAACCATAGGTCAAATCAAGCAGTGGGCCAGTGAGAGTGGCGGTGCCGACGACCCCATGCTGGTGGATGAAATACGGACCAAAATTCTGCCGCGCCGCGGTATTCATGCCAATGCCGACGAAATCATGATTACCATTGGAGTGCAACAGGCGTTATATCTGCTGAGCGATTTGCTGGTTGACTCAACAACTAGTGTTGCCGTAGAAGAGCCGGGATATCCGGGTTTTCGCCGAGTGGTGGAGCACGCTGGTGGGCGAGTGATTCCAGTAGAGGTTGATGCCGAAGGGATGCAAGTCACACCGGCCGCCAAGCGCGCGGATGTTGTCATTACCACGCCTAGCCATCAAATCCCCATGGCGGTCACCATGAGTATGCCGCGTCGCCATGAATTGCTTGAGAGTGCTAACACCAACGATCAGGTCGTAGTGGAAGTCGATTTCGAGCTTGAGAGTAACTATCTGGGGCAGCCTCACCCATCTTTGCGAGGGCTGTCTGAACAGGATCGTGTGATCTATGTGTCAGGTCTTTCCAAGCTTCTAGCGCCAGGCTTACGCTTAGGATTTATTGTTGCACCCAAAGAGGTCATCAAGCCGCTAAGGCGGCTCTCGGCATTAATGGTGAAGCACCCACCGCTTAGCAATCAACGAACCGCGGCATTCTTTTTGTCGCTGGGTTACTACGATACCTTTATTACCCAAATTCATCGAGAATTCGAACGTCGGTGGATCGCCTTGCGTCGCGCTGTTAATTACTATTTGCTACCGTATGTGGATGTTGCGCCGGCTCAGGGTGGCACCGCACTATGGTTGGAGGTGGCAGAAGACGTTGATGTCAACTATCTCGCGCAAGCCGCGTCGGCGCGGGGTATTTTGATCGAGCCCATCGGTGACTACTTCAGCTCTTCAAACCATGGTGTTAACTACTTTCGTCTAGGGATTACTAGTATACCTGAGGGCAGTATTAAGGATGGCGTTGACCAACTCCGTGACGTGATCGAATCGCTGTCTGCGCAGCGGGTTGAAACGCTTAGTGAAGCCAAAGGGAATCATCTACGCGCAAAGGATATCTCTCAAACGCTTGAGGGTAAGACGATGTTGTGTCCTATAGCTTACGGAGATCCCTGTTCAATCGATGTGGGCCAGGGCGGTGCGCTATTGGGGCGCGCGGGGTACGCCAACGAGGACTGTGATTCGGGCCACTGGTGGGTGGAAGGTGACCTTTGGTGCCGGCGCTGGTCACGCTGGGCGTGGGGTGATGTAGGCCGTTATCACGTGGTCACGAGTGGTAGCGTCTTTAAGTTGTTCGACGAACAAGGCCGGCTGATTGATCAAGGCGTGCTGGTTGATACCCATGAGTTGTCTGAAACAACAGAAGACGAACGCCTGCAAGCAACCAACTGGACTAAAACGAAAAGTTTATCTGGCTCTAACGCCTAA
- a CDS encoding carbon-nitrogen hydrolase family protein produces the protein MTQFAIAGLQLELSAGDNRHQIKKEIQKTMAIFPWVEMVVLPELASFGTNPELAESHPSDTEAFYSDIARELSIWLIPGSFFQREANGSVYNVAPVINPQGEVVERYQKIYPFYPYEKGVSAGAKFVVFDVPEVGRFGVSICYDQWYPEVTRNLTYLGAEVIICPTLTGTIDREVELSISRTNAVIGQCYFFNINAAGEMGVGQSIICGPDGSVIHQASVGRELMPVEVDLAQVRRVRERGMFGLGQAIKSFRDNPVVFDCYQPDADKKAAWGDLGELVVPERVQR, from the coding sequence ATGACTCAATTTGCAATCGCCGGACTTCAGCTCGAGCTTAGTGCCGGTGATAATCGCCATCAAATAAAAAAAGAAATTCAAAAGACAATGGCGATATTTCCCTGGGTGGAAATGGTTGTTCTGCCGGAATTAGCGAGCTTTGGGACCAATCCAGAGCTGGCAGAATCTCACCCCTCTGATACCGAAGCTTTTTATTCAGATATTGCCCGAGAGCTGTCTATTTGGCTCATACCTGGGTCCTTTTTTCAGCGCGAGGCAAATGGTTCGGTTTATAACGTGGCGCCAGTGATCAACCCTCAGGGCGAAGTGGTTGAGCGATACCAGAAGATCTACCCTTTTTACCCCTACGAAAAGGGTGTTTCGGCGGGGGCTAAGTTTGTGGTCTTCGATGTCCCGGAGGTTGGTCGCTTTGGAGTGAGTATTTGTTATGACCAATGGTATCCAGAGGTTACCCGAAACCTCACCTACCTGGGGGCGGAAGTTATCATCTGTCCAACTCTAACTGGCACCATTGATCGCGAAGTTGAGTTGTCGATCTCTCGTACCAATGCGGTGATTGGACAATGTTATTTCTTCAATATCAACGCCGCTGGCGAGATGGGCGTGGGTCAGTCGATTATCTGTGGACCCGATGGGTCGGTGATCCATCAGGCCAGTGTGGGCCGAGAGTTGATGCCTGTTGAGGTAGATCTGGCGCAGGTTCGCCGCGTTCGTGAGCGGGGCATGTTCGGCTTAGGTCAGGCCATAAAAAGCTTTCGTGATAACCCAGTCGTTTTCGATTGCTATCAACCCGATGCTGACAAGAAAGCAGCGTGGGGCGACCTGGGTGAGCTGGTGGTGCCAGAGCGAGTTCAGCGCTAA
- a CDS encoding ABC transporter transmembrane domain-containing protein: MSNSLGLGNIGSKKAVVKQVLAPSLLINILSLALPLTILQIYDRILPNQSYGTAALLLGGAFIALTTEAFLRYVRTWLLAASASNTERRTYESVIQSLNKANGKDLGQLGAGGVHEGLKSVSVIKDYYSGGLVSGLIDLPFVVIFLALVWYVGGSLVLIPVIVWFIAGSFVWFASVRAKSYSLEAAENERGRASFLIRIFNLLEGMKKQAAESEVFASFRRINQSKWIAMSKAEQNSAMAQESIQVASMATSVAIVLFGALVVLDGEMTTGGLAACSILSGRAVQPLSALIGLRMRFDSFEVADKTVNELTELSAHNYFAGTKRIESPLQAMRIRDVEFSRHSRSYILDAAFKPGDIVRINHSSSFVRSHALGIISGINYFQKGDLIWNDDVLRNYDYQSFREKCSYVAQRPQLYTGSLLDNLCGFNSDMTEQALAFARALRLDPIISELPEGVETKVGTTLGSPLSLGAIRLVNITAQLSAANRVVVIDSPEKYLDKPSIDAFVKVLQYLASQGAVIIMATDHPEFEAIQTNTVDVVEALEVSV; the protein is encoded by the coding sequence GTGTCGAACTCATTGGGCTTAGGCAATATCGGTAGTAAAAAAGCAGTCGTCAAACAAGTCTTGGCGCCGTCGTTGCTAATCAACATTCTGTCGCTTGCACTGCCTCTCACTATTTTGCAAATTTACGATCGTATCCTTCCCAATCAAAGTTACGGCACCGCGGCGTTGCTGTTAGGCGGAGCCTTCATCGCACTAACTACTGAAGCTTTTCTCCGCTATGTGCGTACTTGGTTGCTGGCGGCGTCCGCCTCGAACACCGAGAGAAGAACCTATGAATCCGTCATTCAATCGCTTAATAAGGCAAACGGTAAAGATCTGGGGCAGTTAGGCGCGGGCGGCGTTCATGAGGGGCTCAAGTCGGTGTCTGTCATCAAAGATTATTATTCTGGCGGTTTGGTTTCTGGCCTCATTGACCTCCCGTTTGTGGTTATTTTCTTAGCGCTAGTCTGGTACGTTGGCGGCAGTTTGGTACTTATCCCGGTTATCGTTTGGTTTATCGCGGGGAGCTTCGTCTGGTTTGCATCAGTCAGAGCAAAGTCCTACTCTCTCGAGGCCGCTGAAAATGAGCGAGGGAGAGCAAGCTTTCTGATCCGTATATTCAATCTCCTTGAAGGTATGAAGAAGCAGGCCGCTGAGTCAGAAGTATTCGCCTCTTTCCGCCGCATCAACCAATCGAAATGGATTGCGATGTCGAAGGCCGAACAAAATAGCGCGATGGCACAGGAGAGTATCCAGGTTGCATCGATGGCAACGTCTGTCGCCATTGTACTTTTTGGCGCCTTAGTGGTACTCGATGGCGAAATGACCACTGGCGGATTAGCCGCTTGTTCCATTCTTTCGGGCCGCGCCGTTCAACCCTTAAGCGCGCTAATAGGCTTAAGAATGCGTTTTGACTCCTTCGAAGTAGCAGATAAAACGGTCAACGAACTTACTGAGCTCTCGGCGCACAATTACTTCGCTGGGACTAAGCGAATTGAGTCGCCGCTCCAAGCGATGCGCATCCGTGATGTAGAATTTAGCCGACACAGTCGCTCGTACATCCTCGACGCCGCGTTTAAACCCGGAGATATCGTCAGAATTAACCACAGCTCGTCCTTTGTCCGTAGCCATGCACTGGGTATTATTTCGGGGATCAATTACTTTCAGAAGGGCGATCTAATTTGGAATGACGACGTTCTCAGAAACTACGACTATCAAAGTTTCCGAGAGAAATGTAGTTACGTTGCGCAGCGACCGCAACTGTACACAGGTTCGTTACTCGACAATCTGTGCGGCTTTAATTCAGATATGACGGAGCAGGCGCTTGCTTTTGCCCGCGCACTGCGACTGGACCCTATTATTTCAGAGCTTCCCGAAGGTGTTGAAACCAAAGTAGGGACTACATTAGGCTCGCCCTTGAGTTTGGGGGCTATTCGCTTGGTAAACATTACCGCGCAGCTTTCAGCCGCCAACCGTGTTGTTGTGATCGATTCGCCTGAGAAATATCTCGACAAACCATCAATCGATGCATTCGTAAAAGTACTTCAATATCTCGCATCCCAAGGCGCCGTAATCATCATGGCAACCGATCACCCTGAGTTCGAGGCAATACAAACCAACACCGTTGATGTGGTTGAAGCACTGGAGGTGAGCGTATGA